In 'Nostoc azollae' 0708, the following are encoded in one genomic region:
- a CDS encoding helix-turn-helix domain-containing protein: MERTREKFVIGGLEFASKDGEHPSKPKKLDEKQEAFLIAAACSNPPEGRVRWTIKLLAEHLVKVGIID, encoded by the coding sequence GTGGAAAGGACAAGAGAAAAGTTTGTGATTGGTGGATTAGAGTTTGCTTCAAAGGATGGGGAACATCCATCAAAACCCAAAAAATTAGATGAAAAACAAGAAGCATTTTTGATTGCGGCTGCTTGTTCTAATCCGCCAGAAGGAAGAGTGCGTTGGACAATAAAATTATTAGCGGAGCATTTAGTGAAGGTTGGTATCATAGATTGA